From the genome of Sphingobacterium sp. UGAL515B_05:
GGTCCAATACCTCGGCTATATCAATGAATCTGGAAATAGCTTACTCAATATTATTAATGACATTTTAGACTTTTCAAAAATTGAATCGGGTAAACTCGAACTATTTGTCGATAAGTATAACGTATATGATGTAGCCAATCAGGTTATTAATGTTGTTCTCTATCAGGCACAACGAAAAGAAGTCGAACTGCTTTTGAATATTGAGCAGGGACTGCCAGCTTTCGTTTGGATTGATGAGGCACGTATTAAGCAAGTGTTGGTGAATTTGTTAGGTAACGCCGTTAAGTTTACGGAAAAAGGCGAAATCGAATTTAAGATCAGTAAACTTCGCAATGATGAGAATAAATTAACCTTACGTTTCGCGGTTAGAGATACCGGAATAGGAATTCCGCCAGAGAAACAACAACGCATCTTTGATGCCTTTACGCAAGAAGATAGCTCGGTAAGTAAACGATACGGCGGCACGGGGCTCGGTTTGACAATCTCTAACAACCTCTTGAAATACATGGGAAGTAAATTGAATCTGGAAAGCGAACCGGGTGTCGGATCGACCTTCTATTTTGATATCGAGGTTCGATGTGAAGAAATGGAGGATGAAGATTCAGCTTTACCTTTAAATCGTGTTCTCGTTGTCGATGACAACGCCAATAATCGGATTATCCTGCAGCATATGCTGGCCTATAAGAACGTCGAATCTGTCCTCGCAGAAAACGGCATGGAAGCCTTACAGTTGCTGATGAAAGGGGAACGTTTCGATGTTATTTTAATGGACTACCATATGCCGATCTTATCGGGACTCGAAACGATAGAAAAAATCAAAGAACTCTTTAAAAAACAGGAAGAAGGTATCCCTTTGATCGTGTTGCACACTTCGTCTGAAGAGCATGAGGTAATTTCAGCATTTAGACAAGAGGAGCGTTCATTCTGTCTACTTAAGCCGATTAAATCTGAGGAACTGTATTCGACTTTAAGAAGGGCGATACAACAAAATAGGGAGGATGCCGTGCAATTAAAGGCGAATGCAAACTTATCGTTATCATCGGATTCGTACGGTCAAGACGTTCAGGTGCTGTTGGCAGACGACAATGCCGTTAATATGGCCCTTAATTTACGCATGATGGCAAGCATAATGCCTGGAGCACATTTAACCGAAGTTTCTGATGGAGCACAAGCCATTCAAGCTTGCAAAGAAAAACAATTTGATTTTATTTTGATGGATGTTCAGATGCCCGAGGTCGATGGGATCGAAGCAACCAAACAGATCCGGCAAATGGCAGCTTATGCTGAAACACCTATTATCGGTGTTACTGCAGGTAATATTTCAGGTGAAAAGGAACGCTGTCTTGAAGCGGGGATGTCGGACTTTCTCGCTAAACCTATTCGACAACAGGATTTGTTCAAGGCCCTGGAAAAAGCGATGTTATCGGTAAAACCTAGTGCTGCCGAAGCTTCGGATCTGGAGGATTTGGATGAGCATTTGGATATGCAGCGCCTGGAAGAACAGGCCGGTGATGATCCCGCATTTTTAACCTTTTTTCTGGATTTGGTCGTCCGGGAAATCACGGGGTCTAGAAAGCAGTTAAAGGAGGCAATTGATACAAACGATATTGTACGCATCAAAGAACTCCTTCATAAGTTGCGGGGTACTTCATCGACAGCCGGACTGATCAAATTGGCCCAAATGACCAAAGACTTGGAGACCAGCCCAACAATTGAAACAGACCTTGCGACTGCTTTTGTGGCAATCGAACAGGAAATGGATATAGGATTGGAATTAATTGCAAAAATCTTAAATAAATAATGATATGTTGATTTTAATAGCGGAAGACGACGAATTGATACTACGTACTGTTGAACACAAATTAGTAAAAGAAGGACACGAAGTGGTGCTGACCAGAAATGGCCGTGAAGCCATCGAGAAAATTAATGAGCTGGATTTGGATTTGGTTGTAACGGATATTATGATGCCTTTTGCTTCCGGTATTGAAATTCTTTCAGCAATAAAGACTATTGGAAAGAAAATCCCGGTCATCGTATTATCGAGCATGGGCCAAGAGGAGGTCGTGGTCGATGCATTTGATCTAGGCGCATCTGATTTTATGGTTAAGCCGTTTAGTCCAAACGAACTGATTCTTAGAATAAAACGCCTAATAAATAAATAAAATTAAATTATGCATCACAATATCGAGCTACATGAGCTTATTCTGGCGATTGTTATCGTATTGATTTTAGTACTATTGTTGATTATCACGGTACTGGGATATAGCTTTTATAGCTATAGAATCCTTCATAATAGGCAATCGTGGCGACAGATCATCGAGTACAAAATTATGGAGACTATTGTTGGTGGCGATGAGAATAGCGATCGAGACCTGCAGTTTGCAGAGTATTTGAAAGAACCTTCTTTTCGAGCTCTTTTTTTGGATGTATTAGTTGACTCTGATAGAAAATTTTCTGGTGGAGCTAAACAATCGATCAATAGGTTGTTTCAAGATTTTAAATTGGAGGATGAAGCTTGGCGAAAGCTTCGGCATAGAAAAGCTTATTTGGTTGCCGGTGGGGTTCAGGAGCTTGCTGCGATGAATGTCGAATCAGCAATTCCTGAGATAACAGCCAAGCTTAATGATTCCCGCACTGCGGTATATCAAGAAGCACAATACGCAATCGTAACTTTTAAAGGGTATGAGGGACTTGGTTTTTTAGATCATTTTGATCGCCCCTTATCCGACTGGCAACAATTACGTTTATTGTTTTCTATTCATGAAATACCCGAACTTTCGGAGTTACATGTGGACACCTGGCTTAAGAGTTCAAATGATTCTGTTGTCATATTTACATTGCGCTTGATCCGAAAATTTAGATTGATGACTTTCTATACGGAAGTTTTTAACCTATTAGATCATCTATCTACGAAGGTTCGTATACAAGCCATACGAACATTGCAGGCCATTGAGAACAGTGGCACAATTCAGCAATTTATACAAAATTTTGATCTGCAACCCATCGAAGTCCAGATTGAAATCCTTAAAGCGATGAAAATTGCCAAAAGTAGAGAAAGTGAGCATTTTTTGAAAGATCAGCTGTGGAATCAGACCCCGGTGTCAATTAAAATTTCTGCTGCAGAAGTACTCGTTGTGCTGGGAGAAGAACATTATCTCCGAGAAATTTCACAACGTGAAGATACATACGACGAACTTACACAAATTATTAAACACGCATTGCAAGAGAAAAAATGTTAGAGTTTTCCCATATCGTATACGAAATTATAGTTTGGTTATTTTTGCTTTATTCGGCAGCAGTATTCATTATCTATACTTGGATAGGGCTATACGCTTATGGAGCGGTGTTTCGTTACAAACACAATAATACGTTTACGGATTATAGTATTATCGCGACCAACCCCAACGCGCCTACATTCAGTCTGATTGCTCCAGCCTACAACGAGGGGATGACCATCGTTGAAAATGTGCGTTCTTTATTGTCGCTATATTATCATAATCTGGAAATTATCATCGTTAATGATGGTAGTAAAGACGACTCAATTTTGAAATTGATCGCCTCTTATGAACTCGAACCAACCTCTTTTTTTGTTCAGGGAAATATTGAGACCAAAGATATACGCGGAATCTATAAGAGCAAAAATCCAGCATTTAAGAAGCTGATTGTCGTCGACAAGGAAAATGGCGGCAAGGCTGATGCCCTCAATGTCGGCGTTAATATTTCTTCCGGAGATTATATCGTCTGTATTGATGTAGATTGTATTTTGGAACAGGATGCTATTCTAAAATTAGCAAAGCCATTTTTGGAACAGACCGACAAACGCGTTATTGCTTGCGGCGGAGTTATACGCCTGGCAAATAACTGTAATGTCGTGAATGGTTCTGTCGTGGACGTTAATCTTCCAAAATCATGGTTGGGGCGTACGCAGGCTTTAGAGTACATCCGTGCTTTTATTTTAGGTCGAATGGCTTGGT
Proteins encoded in this window:
- a CDS encoding response regulator transcription factor, with translation MLILIAEDDELILRTVEHKLVKEGHEVVLTRNGREAIEKINELDLDLVVTDIMMPFASGIEILSAIKTIGKKIPVIVLSSMGQEEVVVDAFDLGASDFMVKPFSPNELILRIKRLINK
- a CDS encoding glycosyltransferase family 2 protein, which encodes MLEFSHIVYEIIVWLFLLYSAAVFIIYTWIGLYAYGAVFRYKHNNTFTDYSIIATNPNAPTFSLIAPAYNEGMTIVENVRSLLSLYYHNLEIIIVNDGSKDDSILKLIASYELEPTSFFVQGNIETKDIRGIYKSKNPAFKKLIVVDKENGGKADALNVGVNISSGDYIVCIDVDCILEQDAILKLAKPFLEQTDKRVIACGGVIRLANNCNVVNGSVVDVNLPKSWLGRTQALEYIRAFILGRMAWSRASGLILISGAFGAFDREIVLACGGYDRNTVGEDMELVVRMRRYMEEQKQAYEVVNIPDPLCWTEVPESKEVLRKQRNRWMRGTMETLWKHRKLMFNPKYGRFGMVSMPYWFFFEFLGPIVEFTGYIVFIIFFILGIINWPFFFALFALVIASGILYSIYAILVDLVSHQVYSK